Below is a genomic region from Microbulbifer sp. ALW1.
GGCATCCACGTAGAGGAGGGGGCGAATGTGTCTGCCGCAGTGCTGAATATATTTGGTTTCAACTTTATCGACTTCAGGGAAGTGGATATTGAATACAGTCTTGCTGGCATCGACTCATTATCAGAATTTAATAACCCCATGGATCTAACCTGGTTCGCCTCTTCGGTGAATAGCCTTACCGCGACACTCCTAAGCGGTATGGACTACATCTTGGGTATCCACTGTGTCGGCGATTGCTTCGCAAAAATTAAAACAAAAATTGAAGTGAGTGCTGTACCCCTGCCGGCCGCTTTTTGGCTTTTCGGGTCTGCTTTACTCGGTTTTGTATTCTTGTCTAACCGAAAATCAACTTGATATTGCGAGTCAATTTGAATTTTTAAGGCTATACGTTAAATAGGCCGTTTCGAGATGTTCATCGGGCAGCTAAGTTAAGAATCCCCAGTTTTTGACGCGCCGAGAATAATTGAATTTTAGTGGAGGCGCTTTGTGCTGACTCAGGATGAGTAGTGCTTTTTTAAAGATGGTGCCGAGAAGTATTCTAGGCGTTAATTTGGGGTTGATACTCGTATTTTTAGTGTCGGTTCTTACGTTGGCAGCCTTCTATAGGGGTCTAGAAGACCTTGTTTCGCATTGGCTTGACCGAGAAGAATACAGCCACGGATTTTTTATCCCAGTTTTAAGTCTATTTTTACTGTGGTATCGACGCGATCTGGTAATTAAAAGCATAGACTCACCTTCAGTATCTGGAATTTTTCTGGTTTTAATCGCACTGATACTGCTTGTTGTCGGGGAGCTAGGTTCGATATATATCTTGGTGCAGATTGGCTTCATCTGCTGCCTTTTAGGCCTTGTTCTAATTTGGGGTGGGTTTTCGCTACTGCGGGTATTTTCTGCATCGCTCGTGCTTTTACTCTTCGCGGTACCTATCCCCAATTTTATTGATTCCCAGCTTTCCTGGGGGCTTCAGCTACTGTCCTCGCGTATCGGCGTTGAGATACTGAGGGTCGTCGGTATTTCGGTGCACTTACAAGGAAATCTGATAGATCTTGGCCACTACAAGCTGCAGGTCGTCGATGCATGTAGCGGGTTACGCTATCTATACCCACTACTGAGTTTGGGTGCTATAGCGGCATATCTTTATGCCGCGCCCCTTTGGAAGAGACTGTTGGTTTTTCTTTCGGTCGTGCCCATTGTGGCGATGATGAACAGCTTTCGTATCGCAGTAATCGGAATTTTGGTCAGCAGCTGGGGGAATGACATGGCTGACGGATTCCTGCATTTCTTCGAAGGATGGCTCATTTTCATGGTGTGTGCTGCACTTCTCTTGTTTGAAATCTGGTTGCTGGACAGAAGCGGACTGGCGCGCCCAATGCGTGATCTATTGCGGGTTCCGGAACTGGCAGATAGGCCTTTAACCAGCGGCGATCGTCGATACAGTTGGTTGCCGCCTTTCACAACAATTTTATTGGCGATTTCCTTTTCAGCAGTTTTGATGTTGGATACGGAGAAGGCTTCGATTCCTTCGCGTATGGATTTTGCGCATTTCCCACTTAAGCTTGGCTCCTGGGTGGGTGTTGAAGCTGTTTTAGAAGAAGAAGTTGAAAAGGTTTTGGCTGCAGACGATTACCTTCTGGTGGACTTCGAGCAAGCTGACGGTGACACAGTAAATTTTTATGCTGCGTATTACACGTCGCAGCTAGAGGGTAGGTCGGTACATTCTCCGAGAATTTGTATTCCTGGTGGTGGATGGACGATTACTGATTTCAGTACGGTAGATCACAGTCTTGATGATGGCACCAGCTTCCCGCTGAATCGTGCCGAGTTGGAGCTTAATTCAGAAAGGCAACTGGTTTACTACTGGTTTGAGCAGCGTGGTCGCCGGCTGGCCAACGAATATTGGCTGAAATGGTATTTGATGTCTGACTCAATAACCATGAATAGAACGGATGGCGCGCTGATCAGAGTTACCACGGTAGTGCACCGTGGTGAAGATATAACCTTGGCGGATGCCCGGATTAAAGCGTTTATTTCAGATGTAATTTCCGTCGTTCCCGATTATGTGCCGGCGGGAGTGGGCTCGAAATTTAAAAAGGATATTATCTGATGCGATTGGCCTATCGAATTTCTGTATATGTATTTTGTGCATTAATCTCCGGCTGCGATTCACCCGAAGAGAAGGCGCGTCAGTACGTGGAAAAAGGGGAAGCTTTTCTGGGGAATGGTGACCCTGTTAAGGCTAGGCTGGAGTTTAAAAACGCACTGCAGATTAATGACCAGCTGGCGCCGGCATGGTACGGATTGGCCAGAGTCGCGAAGCAGGATTCGGACTGGTCGGAGGCATTTTCATTACTCGACAGGGTAGTTGAGTCTGACCCGGGAAACCTGGACGCTCATATCGAGCAGGTCAGGCTTTTACTCGGGGCTGGCCAATTGGAGCGTGCTCTTGGGGTTAGTACTGCGAGTCTGCAACTGGCTCCGGATGATGCTCGCGTATTGGCTTTACGTGCAGCGATCATATATACGTTGGAGGACATAGAGGGTGCTGCTGATCTGGCTCATCGCGCCCTCGCAGCGGATCCCGGTAACTCTGATGCTCTACTCGTGCTTGCTACGGAACGCCTGGAGCGAGGAAACCTCTCGGAAGCGCTTGAGTATCTGGATCGTGGTATAGCGCACGATGAAAAGAATGTGGCACTTCAGCTAATCAAGGTTGAAGCACTCAATCGTCTGGATCGTTCAGGCTCTTCGGAGCGCGTTCTCGAGCATCTGATAGAGTTATATCCAGAAACAGATGCGTTCCATTATCTGTTGGCGCATTTGTACCTGAGCCAATCGAAAGTGGACGACGCGGAGCGGGTATATCGTGATCTCATTGTTGTAAGGGGCGGGGATAGCCGGGCCCAAATGGAATTAATTCGCCTACTTAACCGCACTCGGGGTCCGGCGGTGGCGATAGCAGAGCTGGAAAAGCTTTTGGCCGAAGAGCCCGCGTCTACAGACCTACGTTTTCTGATGGTGCAATTGCAGCACAGGATTGGGGATCGCGAGGGCGTCGGGGAAACTTTGGAAGTCATTGCTGATATCGCAACATCCGTGGACAGTAAGCACAAGGCTCTGGGATTACTGGCTGCGTTTCGGCTGGAAAATGGTCAGTATGACCAGGCCATGATGCTGGTTGATACAGTACTGTCTGAGGACCCGAGAGATGAACAGGCGTTATTGATTCAATCCTATCGGCAGATCGAACAGCGACAACTAAGTGAAGCGGTATCGAACTTGCGAAGGATCCTGAATGATGACCCCGATTCAACCAGGGCACTTTTCCTGCTCGGGAAGGCCCACGAGTTGGCGGGAATGAGAGATCTCGCTGAGGACCGTTATTTTCGTGCCTTCGAAGTTGGTGGTCAATCGCCTCAATTTGGGCTGCCACTGGCAAAATATCTTATCAAGTTACAGCGACCTCATCGGGCAGCGCAAGTGGTTGAGGATGTGTTGGGTGCGTATCCTGAAAATATCGAGTCGCTGATTTTACTTGCTCGCATACGCATCATTTCCGGTGATTGGTCGGGTGCACATTCTGTTGTGGATCGTATACGGGTGGTGGATGAACAAATTGGCTACGAGGTTCTCGGGTCGCTGTACGCGGCACAATCGGATAACGAAAAGAGTATTGATGCTTTCCGACGGGCTTATCAAATTTCTCCCGATACGCAGGGTTCTATGAATGCATTGGTTGCTGCGTACCTGCGCGCCGGAAAGCCGGACGAAGCGCACGATCTCCTCGATTCGGTAATTTCTGCACAGGAAGATAGCACCGCGGCCCGCTTATTAAAGGGACAAGTTTATTTGTCCGAGGGGAAGGAAAGGCCGGCAATCCGGTCTTTTTCTCAGGTATTGAAACGGGAACCTGCTAACACCGCTGCGTATCAATATCTTTCTCTGGCAAAGTCTCGTCTGGGTGCGTGGAAGGAGGCGCTGGCTACCCTTGATCGGGGGTTGGCTTTCGTTCCCGGCGATTTTAACCTCAGCCTTGCCAAAGCAGGACTGTTGGAGAATCAGCGCGTTTTTGATGAGGCCATAGCCGGGTACGAAAAGCTTATCGATGTCCGCCCCAACGCAGATATTGTTGCCAATAACCTTGCCAGCCTTTTGTCTGAACACAGAGACGACCACGACAGTTTACTTCGTGCACATGAATTGGCGCGTCGCTTTCAGGAGTCTGAGGTGCCGCACTTCAAGGATACTTTGGGATGGACTTATTTCCGTCTTGGTAAACCCGAGGACGCGCGCGGCCTAATAGAAGATGCTGTCCGAGAAACGCCGGCTATGCCCGTATTCCGCTACCATCTCGGTATGACCTACATGGCTCTCGAGGAGAAGGAGCTTGCCCGTAGGGAGCTACAGTTAGCCTTGGAGCTTACCTCGGGTGGTGACTTCCCATTTCGCGATGATGTTGAATCGGCGATTAGGCGTCTTTAGGCGGCTTTGATGTACGAACCGTATTATGGTCTGACAGAAAAGCCTTTTTCGATCCAGCCCGATCCAGGCTTTTTATACTTCAGTCGACGTCATCGGCTCGGTTATGCGATGCTCGAATACGCCATCGAAAACCGGGCCGGTTTCGCAGTCATCTCGGGTGAGGTTGGTGTAGGAAAAACCACACTCATTCGTCGATTACTGGATAGTTTACCGCAGTCAACCACTGTGGGCCTGGTTAGCAATACGCACTGGAGTCAGTCGAATCTACTCGCCTGGGTGATGCAGGCTTTTGGTGAGCCCTTTGATGGTATGTCTCCTCAGGCGCTATTCGATCGATTCCAGCAGTTTCTGATCGGTCAGTATCGCGAGGGGCGACGTGTCGTTCTTATTGTGGACGAAGGTCAAAATCTGACTCCGGAAGCGCTGGAAGAGTTGCGCTTGTTGTCCAATATCAATGCCGACAAGCATCAACTCCTGCAAATTATTGTGACAGGGCAACCCGCGCTGGAGTATCTATTGGAGAGGCCTGAATCTCGCCAGTTTGCGCAGCGTATTGCGGTGGATTTTCGTCTTCGACCGCTGGAAGAGTCTGAGGTGCAGAGCTATATCGAGTTTCGTTTGTCGGTTGCCGGCCGGAAGACGCCCCTGTTTACCCCGGCAGCCTGTAAGGTTATTGGCCATTTCAGTGAGGGCATTCCCCGCAGGATCAACATCCTTTGCGACACAGCATTGGTCTATGGTTTCTCTTATAGTCGAAAGCTGGTCGACGAGGCGATTATTCAGGAAGTTATCGGAGACAAGCTCGTGTTCGGGATCTTTTCTCCGGTCGCATCCCAAGACGACCTTGCCCGCGCGATCGACGAATTAGCTACCGGGAAACATTTCGGGCCTTATAGCCGTACACCTTGAGCTACCGACTTTCCGTTGACGGTAATGTTGTAAAAGGGCGGGTCACTGCGCATTCAGGCCACTCTGTAGGTGCTCCGCCAAACGCATTGCCGCTTCCGTCGGCCGGCGGTTTTTGAAGTGCAGCCCGATGGAAATCTCTCCAAGTTTTGGCAGGCTGCGGGAGGGTCTGAGTACCCGTAGGGACTCCGGGACGGTACTGCGGCAGAGGGCGGTAATGCCAAGGCCCGCTTCCAGTGCCGACTGGATGCCATTGAGGTCGGGGATGGTGAAGACGTTGCGCGAGGCGATGCTCGCGGACTGCAATACGGATTCGGCGCGCTTGCGATAGATGCAGCCATCCGGTGCCAGTACCAGAGGTAGTGGCTTCAACAGGTGTGCGGAATGCTTGTGGCTGGCAACCCACACTAAATCATCGCGGATGACCAATTGCCCTTCAGCGGTATCCGGTTTCTCCTGCAGCGCCAGAATCAGGTCAAACCTGTCCCTGTTTCCTTTTGCCAGCAGGTTTCGGCTGAGGTCGCTGGTGACCTGCAGCGAGACCTCGGGGTAGCTCTGCGAGAATTGCCCGATAATCCGCGGCAGCAATACCGAGGCGAATTCGCTGGGAATCCCCAGATGTAGTTTCCCGGTTACTGATGCGCCGCTGAATTCGAATACCAGCTCGTCGTTGAGGGCGAGGATTCTCTTGGCCTGGTCGTAGACCCGCAGGCCACTCTCAGTCAGGTTCAGGGTGCGCCCCGACCGCAATAGCAATTGCCTTCCTAGCCGCTCTTCCAGTTCCTTTATCTGTCGACTGATCGCCGGCTGCGTGCGCGCCAGCAGCTCACCGGCCTGGCTGAATCCACCGTTGTCGACCACTGTAACCAGCGTCCGTAGCCACTCGGTGGGAAGATTTTTGTGGGTAAGTCGCATAAGAAAATCTTATAGAAGAATAAGAAGTATAAATTTAACAGATTCTGTCGGCAGGGCTAGCATCGCTCAATACATAAGAATCCGAACAAGGAATCAGGAGCGAGACATGGCCCACCCAGATGCCCACCCAGATACCCATCTGCAGGTCGCCGATGGCGAAATATTTGCGGCCATCCAGGCCGAAGCCGAACGTCAGGAGGCGCATATCGAGCTGATCGCTTCCGAGAACTACACCAGTCAGGCGGTGATTGCGGCACAGGGCTCGGTACTCACCAACAAATACGCCGAGGGCTATCCGGCCAAGCGCTATTACGGTGGCTGTGAGCATGTGGATGTGGTTGAGCAGCTGGCGATTGACCGCGCCCGCGCGCTGTTCGGTGCCGAATACGCCAATGTGCAGCCGCACTCCGGTTCCCAGGCCAATGCGGCCGTTTACATGGCGTTGTTGCAGCCGGGTGACACTTTCCTCGGACTTTCCCTGGATCACGGTGGTCACCTGACCCACGGCGCCAAGCCGAACTTCTCCGGCCGCCTGTACAACGCGATCCAGTACGGGCTTGACCCGGAAACCGGCGAGGTGGACTACGACGAGGTCGAGCGACTGGCACTGGAGCACAAGCCGAAAATGATCGTGGCCGGTTTCTCCGCCTATTCCCAGGTGATGGACTGGACCCGGTTCCGCACTATTGCCGACAAGGTTGGTGCCTACCTGTTTGTGGATATGGCGCATGTGGCGGGTCTGGTAGCCGCGGGACTTTATCCCAACCCGGTGCCGGTCGCCGATGTGGTGACTACTACCACCCACAAGACCCTGCGCGGCCCCCGCGGTGGTTTGATTCTGTCGCGCGATGCCGAGGGTCTGGGCAAGAAATTCAATTCGCTGATCTTTCCCGGTATCCAGGGCGGCCCGTTGATGCATGTGATTGCCGCCAAGGCAGTGGCGTTCAAGGAAGCGCTGGCGCCAGAGTTTGTCACTTACCAGCAGCGGGTGATCGACAATGCCAAAGCGATGGCCGCGGTATTTATGGGCCGTGGATTCGATATCGTTTCCGGCGGTACCGAGAACCACCTGTTGCTGATCGATCTCAGCAAGCGCGGTGTGACCGGCAAGGCGGCTGATGCCGCACTGGGCGGGGCACATATCACCGTCAACAAAAACACGGTACCCAATGATCCACAGTCGCCGTTTGTTACCAGCGGTGTGCGTATCGGTACGCCCGCGATCACTACCCGCGGTATGGGTACCGCTGAGGCGGAGCAACTGGCGAGCTGGATGTGTGACATCCTGGAACAGCTTGAGCAGCCAGAGGCTCTGGCAGACACGCAGCAGCGGGTGCGCAGTGAAGTGGCAGCACTGTGTGCGCGCTTCCCGGTATACCGGGCGCACGGAGCGGGCTGAAGATGTCACTGAGTGTTTTTGATCTGTTCAAGATCGGTATTGGTCCTTCCAGCTCCCATACCGTTGGACCGATGAAGGCCGCCGGCCTGTTTCTGCAATTGATGCGCGACAACGGCAGCTTTAACCAGGTGGTCAGGGTATCTGCACATATGTTCGGTTCCCTCGGTGCCACTGGTGTCGGCCACGGCACCACCAAGGCGGTGATGCTGGGGCTCGAGGGTGAGCAACCGGAGCTGGTAGATACCGATACCGTTGATCAGCGCGTGGCCGCGGTTGAGCAGTGCCGCAGCCTGAACCTCGATGGCGAGCGGGTGATTGCGTTTGACCCGGCGCAGGATCTGCTGTTGATCGGTGAAGAGGAATTGCCGCTGCACGCCAACGGTATGCGCTTTACCGCCCTCGATGATCGCGGACGTGTACTGGTAGAAGAGGTGTACTACTCCATCGGCGGTGGCTTTGTGGTGACCGAGGCCGAGGCGCAATCGGACAACGCCCTTGAGCAGGCCCGGGCGGTGCCCTACGAGTTCAACACCGCGGAAGAGCTGCTGGCGATCTGCGCGCGTGAGAACCTCAAAATCAGCGATGTGATGCTGGCGAACGAGGCGTCCTGGCGCAGCGAAGCGGAAACCCGCGCTGGCCTGATGAAAATCTGGCAGGTGATGCAGGACTGTGTGACCAACGGCATGCAAAACGATGGCATTCTGCCCGGCGGTCTCAAGGTGAAGCGCCGTGCGTCCAACCTCTACCAGCAACTGCGCAGCCGCCCCGAAGCCTGCCTGTCCGACCCGCTGTCGGCATTGGACTGGGTGACCCTGTATGCACTGGCCGTGAATGAAGAAAACGCGGCCGGCGGTCGCATTGTTACCGCGCCCACCAATGGCGCCGCGGGCATCATCCCGGCAGTGCTGCATTACTTTATGCGCTTCTCCAGAAACCCCACGGAAGAAGACGTTATCCGTTTCCTGCTCACCGCGGCCGCGGTGGGCATCCTGTTCAAGAAAAACGCTTCCATCAGCGGTGCCGAAGTCGGGTGTCAGGGCGAAGTTGGTTCTGCCTGCTCCATGGCTGCTGCGGGCCTCGCGGAAGTACTCGATGGCACGCCACGGCAGGTGGAAAACGCCGCGGAAATTGCCATGGAGCACAACCTCGGGCTCACCTGCGATCCGGTGGGTGGCCTGGTGCAGGTGCCCTGTATCGAACGCAATGCTATGGCCTCGGTAAAAGCCATCAGTGCCGCACGCATGGCGTTACGCGGTGACGGTGAGCACTTTATCTCTCTGGACAAAGTCATCCGCACCATGCGCGATACCGGTCGCGACATGCAGGACAAATACAAGGAAACCGCCCGCGGCGGACTGGCGGTAAACGCGATCGATCTGCCGGTCAGCGTTGTTGAATGCTAAGAACACGCTAATCAAGAAGAACAAGCTAATCAAGAAGAACAGGCCATGAAAAACGAATCCCAAAAAACACCGCTGTACGACCTGCATGTAGAACTCGGGGGCAAGATGGTGCCTTTTGCCGGCTACGCCATGCCGGTGCAGTACCGCGCCGGCATCGTGCAGGAACATCTGCACACCCGCGAAGCGGTGGGTGTATTCGACGTTTCCCATATGGGGCAACTGGTGGTGCGTGGCGAGAGCGCCGCTACCGCGCTGGAAAAACTGCTGCCGATCGATGTGCAGGCGCTGCAAATTCATCAGCAGTGCTATGCGGTCATGACCTCGGAAGCGGGTGGCATACTCGATGATCTGATCATCACCCGCTGGGCCGAAGACGAGTTTTTCCTGGTGGTGAATGCGGCCACTGCGGCGGCCGATATTGCGCACCTGCAACAGCACCTGCGCGGTTGTGATATCCGGGTGCTCGGTCAGCAGGCGCTGCTGGCGGTTCAGGGCCCCATGGCCGGCGAATTGATCGGCGAACTGGCGCCGGCGACCCGTGC
It encodes:
- the xrtD gene encoding VPLPA-CTERM-specific exosortase XrtD, which codes for MGLILVFLVSVLTLAAFYRGLEDLVSHWLDREEYSHGFFIPVLSLFLLWYRRDLVIKSIDSPSVSGIFLVLIALILLVVGELGSIYILVQIGFICCLLGLVLIWGGFSLLRVFSASLVLLLFAVPIPNFIDSQLSWGLQLLSSRIGVEILRVVGISVHLQGNLIDLGHYKLQVVDACSGLRYLYPLLSLGAIAAYLYAAPLWKRLLVFLSVVPIVAMMNSFRIAVIGILVSSWGNDMADGFLHFFEGWLIFMVCAALLLFEIWLLDRSGLARPMRDLLRVPELADRPLTSGDRRYSWLPPFTTILLAISFSAVLMLDTEKASIPSRMDFAHFPLKLGSWVGVEAVLEEEVEKVLAADDYLLVDFEQADGDTVNFYAAYYTSQLEGRSVHSPRICIPGGGWTITDFSTVDHSLDDGTSFPLNRAELELNSERQLVYYWFEQRGRRLANEYWLKWYLMSDSITMNRTDGALIRVTTVVHRGEDITLADARIKAFISDVISVVPDYVPAGVGSKFKKDII
- a CDS encoding tetratricopeptide repeat protein — its product is MRLAYRISVYVFCALISGCDSPEEKARQYVEKGEAFLGNGDPVKARLEFKNALQINDQLAPAWYGLARVAKQDSDWSEAFSLLDRVVESDPGNLDAHIEQVRLLLGAGQLERALGVSTASLQLAPDDARVLALRAAIIYTLEDIEGAADLAHRALAADPGNSDALLVLATERLERGNLSEALEYLDRGIAHDEKNVALQLIKVEALNRLDRSGSSERVLEHLIELYPETDAFHYLLAHLYLSQSKVDDAERVYRDLIVVRGGDSRAQMELIRLLNRTRGPAVAIAELEKLLAEEPASTDLRFLMVQLQHRIGDREGVGETLEVIADIATSVDSKHKALGLLAAFRLENGQYDQAMMLVDTVLSEDPRDEQALLIQSYRQIEQRQLSEAVSNLRRILNDDPDSTRALFLLGKAHELAGMRDLAEDRYFRAFEVGGQSPQFGLPLAKYLIKLQRPHRAAQVVEDVLGAYPENIESLILLARIRIISGDWSGAHSVVDRIRVVDEQIGYEVLGSLYAAQSDNEKSIDAFRRAYQISPDTQGSMNALVAAYLRAGKPDEAHDLLDSVISAQEDSTAARLLKGQVYLSEGKERPAIRSFSQVLKREPANTAAYQYLSLAKSRLGAWKEALATLDRGLAFVPGDFNLSLAKAGLLENQRVFDEAIAGYEKLIDVRPNADIVANNLASLLSEHRDDHDSLLRAHELARRFQESEVPHFKDTLGWTYFRLGKPEDARGLIEDAVRETPAMPVFRYHLGMTYMALEEKELARRELQLALELTSGGDFPFRDDVESAIRRL
- a CDS encoding ExeA family protein, encoding MYEPYYGLTEKPFSIQPDPGFLYFSRRHRLGYAMLEYAIENRAGFAVISGEVGVGKTTLIRRLLDSLPQSTTVGLVSNTHWSQSNLLAWVMQAFGEPFDGMSPQALFDRFQQFLIGQYREGRRVVLIVDEGQNLTPEALEELRLLSNINADKHQLLQIIVTGQPALEYLLERPESRQFAQRIAVDFRLRPLEESEVQSYIEFRLSVAGRKTPLFTPAACKVIGHFSEGIPRRINILCDTALVYGFSYSRKLVDEAIIQEVIGDKLVFGIFSPVASQDDLARAIDELATGKHFGPYSRTP
- a CDS encoding LysR family transcriptional regulator, with translation MRLTHKNLPTEWLRTLVTVVDNGGFSQAGELLARTQPAISRQIKELEERLGRQLLLRSGRTLNLTESGLRVYDQAKRILALNDELVFEFSGASVTGKLHLGIPSEFASVLLPRIIGQFSQSYPEVSLQVTSDLSRNLLAKGNRDRFDLILALQEKPDTAEGQLVIRDDLVWVASHKHSAHLLKPLPLVLAPDGCIYRKRAESVLQSASIASRNVFTIPDLNGIQSALEAGLGITALCRSTVPESLRVLRPSRSLPKLGEISIGLHFKNRRPTEAAMRLAEHLQSGLNAQ
- the glyA gene encoding serine hydroxymethyltransferase, which gives rise to MAHPDAHPDTHLQVADGEIFAAIQAEAERQEAHIELIASENYTSQAVIAAQGSVLTNKYAEGYPAKRYYGGCEHVDVVEQLAIDRARALFGAEYANVQPHSGSQANAAVYMALLQPGDTFLGLSLDHGGHLTHGAKPNFSGRLYNAIQYGLDPETGEVDYDEVERLALEHKPKMIVAGFSAYSQVMDWTRFRTIADKVGAYLFVDMAHVAGLVAAGLYPNPVPVADVVTTTTHKTLRGPRGGLILSRDAEGLGKKFNSLIFPGIQGGPLMHVIAAKAVAFKEALAPEFVTYQQRVIDNAKAMAAVFMGRGFDIVSGGTENHLLLIDLSKRGVTGKAADAALGGAHITVNKNTVPNDPQSPFVTSGVRIGTPAITTRGMGTAEAEQLASWMCDILEQLEQPEALADTQQRVRSEVAALCARFPVYRAHGAG
- a CDS encoding L-serine ammonia-lyase, giving the protein MSLSVFDLFKIGIGPSSSHTVGPMKAAGLFLQLMRDNGSFNQVVRVSAHMFGSLGATGVGHGTTKAVMLGLEGEQPELVDTDTVDQRVAAVEQCRSLNLDGERVIAFDPAQDLLLIGEEELPLHANGMRFTALDDRGRVLVEEVYYSIGGGFVVTEAEAQSDNALEQARAVPYEFNTAEELLAICARENLKISDVMLANEASWRSEAETRAGLMKIWQVMQDCVTNGMQNDGILPGGLKVKRRASNLYQQLRSRPEACLSDPLSALDWVTLYALAVNEENAAGGRIVTAPTNGAAGIIPAVLHYFMRFSRNPTEEDVIRFLLTAAAVGILFKKNASISGAEVGCQGEVGSACSMAAAGLAEVLDGTPRQVENAAEIAMEHNLGLTCDPVGGLVQVPCIERNAMASVKAISAARMALRGDGEHFISLDKVIRTMRDTGRDMQDKYKETARGGLAVNAIDLPVSVVEC